In Perca fluviatilis chromosome 3, GENO_Pfluv_1.0, whole genome shotgun sequence, the following proteins share a genomic window:
- the LOC120555951 gene encoding LOW QUALITY PROTEIN: EMILIN-1-like (The sequence of the model RefSeq protein was modified relative to this genomic sequence to represent the inferred CDS: deleted 2 bases in 1 codon) — translation MVEDGVEAFVKPDYHPCSWGSGQCNRVVLYRTYTRPRYKVAYKMLTEMEWKCCHGYSGEDCNDGPIGGAGTQISTTRPQPRPGHGGTNYGQGGRVDNEKMRQLEEKIQSLTKNLQDLQSTMNEHLQQEVNKPGISGGGTSSGGRNPADAAQPEIKDTIHSIQTKLDQLDNRTQAHDKTLVSINNHLVNGKGNALDGGLSGGGLSGGRLNSLKEEILRELESRVSLSCSSCQAGVEDLRRQQQQDKERIQALEKQLNAMDVRYRQSLDGLRQEVVRLQGCCDTVNDLRKRVTDAERKISSASENFDVLQNRLDRELSGGGGSNNENGGFGGGGFGGGGGTGGGGRDVVVTEERLDNRLKDLERRVNNTLQQTEQSCSHLENDLKDYFHRELGDLRTVFLDRFDDQAFRIADVELDVGQVKERVSDQDKRLSKLENNTLLISQRLKNCSCAGTEGDLGDGGGFTGGSTGGSTGGSTGGSTGGSKGGSTGGGTGGGLSGTGGESTTEKSLEWRVIANEDRIRHFNTELKDLSVSGDSLHDKVVDLSHDVRKIKSLTGDHGEHFNRIVTEVELLGQDCELCGKVEDELQRLKNQSQDALGRMHSQINRLQIRLDLGGEGCFQICSQLEDEVRLLRDDVRRCTGQCKTSPATPTGGGSGSVGGTGRPGLDAEKPLDGHSVIGGSINNNQLKTLQGELSEVILTFSSINDTLKGFEHTVQKHGSVITDLGNTKDKIISELDKIQQEMTEHIEESGNRLDAMDRDVRRFKSTILVEIGDCKRSGDGLEKRLSKLEGVCGRLDGVSDSILKIKEGLNRHVSSLWTCVSGLNESVVHHGGIMDFIQKNQDDVYSRMKNLNSSMNQFLRDLQGSSVNGLSGLPGPPGPPGPRGERGYNGPPGRQGENGPRGLPGPKGEPGVSGVDAHVPRLSFSAALTVPMDRAGTIVFDKIFVNEGDFYDRRTGIFTAPVDGRYFFSAILTGHRNEKIEAVLSKSNYGMARVDSGGYQPEGLENNPVAEAKITPGSLAVFNIILPLQTRDTVCIDLVMGKLAHSVEPLTIFNGMLLYEDM, via the exons ATGGTTGAGGATGGAGTGGAAGCGTTTGTGAAGCCTGATTATCATCCCTGTAGCTGGGGGAGCGGCCAGTGCAACAGGGTGGTTCt CTACCGGACCTACACGAGGCCGCGATACAAGGTCGCCTACAAAATGCTCACGGAGATGGAGTGGAAGTGTTGCCATGGTTACAGCGGAGAGGACTGCAACGACGGTCCAATCGGAGGAGCGGGAACGCAGATTTCCACCACCAGACCTCAACCCAGACCGGGACATGGAGGGACAAACTACGGACAGGGAG GGCGAGTTGACAATGAGAAGATGAGGCAGCTGGAAGAGAAGATCCAAAGTTTGACCAAAAACCTCCAGGACCTTCAGTCCACCATGAACGAACACCTTCAACAGGAAGTCAACAAACCAGGCATCAGCGGAGGAGGAACATCTTCAGGAGGAAGAAACCCCGCTGATGCGGCCCAGCCAGAGATTAAAGACACGATTCACAGCATTCAGACGAAACTGGACCAGCTGGACAACCGCACACAG gcCCATGATAAAACCCTGGTCAGCATTAACAACCACCTGGTGAACGGGAAAGGGAACGCCCTGGATGGAGGTCTGTCTGGAGGAGGACTGAGCGGTGGGAGGCTGAACTCACTGAAGGAGGAGATCCTGAGGGAGTTAGAGAGCCGGGTATCACTGTCCTGCTCCTCCTGTCAG gccGGTGTGGAGGATCTGCGccgacagcagcagcaggacaaAGAGAGGATTCAAGCTCTGGAGAAGCAGCTAAATGCCATGGACGTTCGGTATCGTCAGAGCCTGGATGGGCTGCGTCAGGAGGTGGTGCGCTTGCAAGGATGCTGTGACACCGTCAACGACCTACGAAAACGCGTCACTGATGCCGAACGCAAGATCAGCTCCGCCTCAGAGAACTTTGATGTTCTGCAGAACCGTCTGGACAGGGAGCTCAGCGGAGGAGGAGGCAGCAACAACGAGAACGGTGGCTTCGGTGGAGGAGGGtttggtggtggaggaggaactgggggaggggggagggatgTTGTGGTGACGGAGGAAAGACTGGACAATCGTCTGAAGGACCTGGAACGGCGGGTCAACAACACCTtgcagcagacagagcagagctGCTCGCACCTAGAGAACGACCTGAAGGACTACTTCCACAGAGAACTGGGGGACCTGCGGACAGTATTCCTGGACCGGTTTGATGACCAAGCCTTCAGGATCGCAGACGTGGAGCTGGACGTGGGACAggtgaaggagagagtgagCGACCAAGACAAGAGGCTATCTAAGCTGGAAAACAACACTTTGCTCATCAGCCAGAGACTGAAAAACTGCAGCTGTGCAGGGACTGAAGGAGACctgggagatggaggaggattTACAGGGGGATCTACTGGGGGATCTACAGGAGGATCTACTGGGGGATCTACGGGGGGATCTAAAGGAGGATCTACAGGAGGAGGTACAGGAGGAGGATTATCTGGGACAGGAGGAGAAAGTACAACAGAGAAATCACTGGAGTGGAGAGTGATCGCCAATGAGGATCGTATTCGACACTTTAACACTGAACTGAAAGATCTGTCAGTGTCTGGAGACTCTCTGCACGACAAG GTTGTGGACCTCAGCCATGACGTCCGTAAGATCAAATCTCTGACCGGGGATCACGGGGAACACTTTAACCGAATTGTTACTGAGGTGGAGCTTCTGGGGCAGGACTGCGAGTTGTGTGGGAAGGTAGAAGATGAGCTGCAAAGGCTGAAAAATCAATCCCAGGATGCACTGGGGCGCATGCACAGCCAAATCAACAGACTCCAGATCAGACTGGATTTAGGAGGAGAAGGCTGCTTCCAGATCTGTTCACAGTTGGAGGATGAAGTCCGCCTGCTACGAGACGATGTCAGGAGATGCACCGGCCAATGTAAGACCAGCCCGGCCACGCCCACAG GTGGTGGTTCTGGTAGCGTTGGTGGTACCGGCAGACCTGGGTTGGATGCTGAGAAGCCTTTAGATGGCCACAGTGTGATTGGAGGCTCCATCAACAACAACCAGCTGAAGACGCTGCAGGGTGAACTCTCTGAGGTCATCCTCACCTTTAGTTCCATCAACGACACCCTGAAGGGGTTCGAACACACGGTGCAGAAACATGGTAGCGTCATCACTGACCTCG GAAACACAAAGGATAAGATAATTTCTGAGCTGGACAAGATCCAGCAAGAGATGACGGAGCACATCGAGGAGAGCGGCAACCGCCTGGAC GCGATGGACCGGGATGTCCGGCGGTTCAAGAGCACGATCCTAGTGGAGATTGGAGACTGTAAGAGGTCTGGAGACGGGCTGGAGAAGAGGCTTTCCAAGTTGGAGGGAGTCTGTGGGAGGCTGGACGGTGTCTCTGACTCCATCCTCAAGATCAAGGAAG GACTGAACCGACACGTGTCGAGTCTGTGGACTTGTGTTTCTGGTCTGAATGAGTCGGTTGTCCATCACGGAGGAATCATGGACTTCATTCAGAAGAACCAGGACGATGTCTACAGCAGGATGAAGAACCTGAACTCAAGCATGAACCAGTTCCTCAGAGATCTGCAGGGTTCCTCTGTGAATGGCCTGTCCG GCCTGCCTGGACCTCCAGGACCCCCGGGACCCCGAGGAGAGAGAGGTTATAATGGGCCTCCTGGACGTCAAGGTGAAAATGGACCCCGAGGTCTGCCCG gtcCCAAAGGTGAACCAG gtgTGTCTGGTGTCGATGCTCATGTACCGAGACTGTCGTTCTCTGCTGCGCTCACTGTTCCCATGGACAGAGCTGGAACCATCGTCTTTGACAAGATCTTTGTCAATGAAGGAGACTTCTACGACCGGAGAACAG GTATCTTCACGGCCCCCGTAGATGGACGTTACTTCTTCAGTGCCATCCTGACGGGTCATAGGAACGAGAAGATCGAGGCGGTTCTATCGAAATCTAACTACGGCATGGCACGGGTGGACTCTGGAGGCTACCAGCCCGAAGGCTTGGAGAACAACCCTGTGGCCGAGGCTAAAATCACTCCTGGATCTCTGGCCGTCTTCAACATCATTCTGCCTCTGCAGACTCGGGACACGGTCTGCATTGACCTAGTGATGGGAAAACTGGCTCACTCTGTGGAGCCACTCACCATCTTCAACGGCATGCTGCTGTATGAAGACATGTGA